In Amycolatopsis methanolica 239, a single genomic region encodes these proteins:
- the argG gene encoding argininosuccinate synthase — protein sequence MSKVLTSLPVGERVGIAFSGGLDTSVAVAWMREKGAVPCAYTADIGQYDEPDIASVPGRAKTYGAEIARLVDCREALVEEGLAALACGAFHIRSGGRVYFNTTPLGRAVTGTLLVRAMLEDDVQIWGDGSTFKGNDIERFYRYGLLANPALRIYKPWLDADFVTELGGRTEMSEWLTARNLPYRASTEKAYSTDANIWGATHEAKALEHLDAGIELVEPIMGVRFWDPEVEIPAEDVTIAFEQGRPVRINGKEFATSVDLVLEANAIGGRHGLGMSDQIENRIIEAKSRGIYEAPGMALLHAAYERLLNAIHNEDTIASYHNEGRRLGRLMYEGRWLDPQSLMLRESLQRWVGTAVTGEVTLRLRRGEDYSILDTTGPSFSYHPDKLSMERTEDAAFGPVDRIGQLTMRNLDIADSRSRLEQYAGLGLVGTGGTQQPKLVGAAQAASTGLIGAMTEGGAEVIASRGGAAEDVELLDHAALEAGND from the coding sequence GTGTCCAAGGTGCTCACCTCTCTGCCTGTCGGTGAACGTGTCGGGATCGCCTTCTCCGGTGGCCTCGACACTTCGGTAGCGGTCGCGTGGATGCGCGAGAAGGGTGCGGTCCCCTGCGCCTACACCGCTGACATCGGGCAGTACGACGAGCCCGACATCGCCTCCGTGCCGGGCCGCGCCAAGACCTACGGCGCGGAGATCGCGCGGCTCGTCGACTGCCGCGAGGCGCTCGTCGAGGAAGGGCTGGCCGCCCTGGCCTGCGGCGCCTTCCACATCCGCTCCGGCGGCCGCGTCTACTTCAACACCACCCCGCTGGGCCGCGCGGTCACCGGCACGCTGCTGGTGCGCGCGATGCTGGAGGACGACGTCCAGATCTGGGGCGACGGCTCCACCTTCAAGGGCAACGACATCGAGCGCTTCTACCGGTACGGTCTGCTCGCCAACCCGGCCCTGCGCATCTACAAGCCGTGGCTGGACGCCGACTTCGTCACCGAGCTGGGCGGCCGCACGGAGATGTCGGAGTGGCTGACGGCCCGGAACCTGCCCTACCGCGCCAGCACCGAGAAGGCCTACTCGACCGACGCGAACATCTGGGGCGCGACCCACGAGGCGAAGGCACTGGAGCACCTGGACGCCGGAATCGAGCTGGTCGAGCCGATCATGGGTGTCCGGTTCTGGGACCCCGAGGTCGAGATCCCCGCCGAGGACGTCACGATCGCCTTCGAACAGGGCCGCCCGGTGCGCATCAACGGCAAGGAGTTCGCCACCTCCGTCGACCTGGTGCTCGAGGCCAACGCGATCGGCGGGCGGCACGGACTCGGCATGTCCGACCAGATCGAGAACCGGATCATCGAGGCCAAGAGCCGCGGCATCTACGAGGCCCCGGGCATGGCGCTGCTGCACGCCGCCTATGAGCGCCTGCTCAACGCGATCCACAACGAGGACACGATCGCCAGCTACCACAACGAGGGCCGCCGCCTCGGCCGGCTCATGTACGAGGGCCGCTGGCTCGACCCGCAGTCGCTCATGCTGCGCGAGTCGCTGCAGCGGTGGGTCGGCACGGCGGTCACCGGCGAGGTCACGCTGCGGCTGCGGCGCGGCGAGGACTACTCGATCCTCGACACCACCGGCCCGTCGTTCAGCTACCACCCGGACAAGCTGTCGATGGAGCGCACCGAGGACGCGGCGTTCGGCCCGGTCGACCGCATCGGCCAGCTGACCATGCGCAACCTGGACATCGCCGACTCGCGCTCGCGGCTGGAGCAGTACGCGGGCCTCGGACTGGTCGGCACCGGCGGCACCCAGCAGCCGAAGCTCGTGGGGGCCGCCCAGGCGGCCTCGACGGGCTTGATCGGCGCCATGACCGAGGGCGGCGCCGAGGTGATCGCCTCCCGCGGCGGCGCCGCGGAGGATGTCGAGCTGCTCGACCACGCCGCGCTGGAAGCCGGCAACGACTGA